One genomic window of Desulfurococcus mucosus DSM 2162 includes the following:
- a CDS encoding dihydroorotate dehydrogenase: MYTPAKVVSTERLSSSMYMKKVKLLDGDTVEPKPFQFILIWVPGVDLLPMSVAGFTSGEITLVVRERGEGTRKLLHYDGFLGVSGFHGKGFEPWGYRRILFVAGGSGIAPFFHLAEKAWEKDIVVDVVWGVREAGELFNPARLLGKPRGDVYVATEDCRVGYCGRASHLASRLVAGNPGKWDAVIASGPIGLLREACGSLGGFLDVYVNLEAYVKCGVGACGSCVLKPHGLLLCRHGPVFKCSEVEEFLKGGTGA; encoded by the coding sequence ATGTATACCCCTGCCAAGGTTGTTTCAACCGAGAGGCTGAGTAGCTCGATGTACATGAAGAAGGTGAAGCTATTAGACGGCGACACCGTGGAGCCGAAGCCTTTTCAATTCATCCTCATATGGGTCCCCGGCGTCGACCTACTGCCCATGAGCGTTGCAGGCTTCACCAGCGGCGAGATCACACTGGTGGTCAGGGAGAGAGGTGAGGGCACGAGGAAGCTGCTGCACTACGATGGCTTCCTCGGCGTCTCAGGCTTCCACGGTAAAGGATTCGAGCCATGGGGGTACAGGAGGATATTGTTCGTGGCAGGTGGCTCGGGAATAGCCCCCTTCTTCCACCTGGCTGAGAAGGCATGGGAGAAAGACATCGTGGTCGACGTGGTGTGGGGTGTGAGAGAGGCCGGTGAACTATTCAACCCGGCTAGGCTTCTCGGCAAGCCTAGGGGAGACGTGTACGTGGCAACCGAGGACTGCAGGGTAGGCTACTGTGGCAGGGCGTCGCATCTCGCCTCGAGGCTCGTAGCCGGGAACCCTGGTAAATGGGATGCCGTGATAGCCTCAGGCCCCATCGGCCTCCTTCGGGAAGCATGTGGTTCACTAGGAGGGTTCCTCGACGTCTACGTCAACCTGGAGGCATACGTCAAGTGCGGTGTGGGTGCATGTGGCTCCTGTGTTTTAAAACCACACGGCCTCCTCCTCTGCAGGCATGGCCCTGTCTTCAAGTGCAGTGAGGTCGAGGAGTTCCTTAAGGGTGGGACAGGTGCTTGA
- the pyrE gene encoding orotate phosphoribosyltransferase translates to MSWISVELYRKGMVKIGSFKLSSGVESPFYIDLRRLYMHPELAKAITLELIRVVGLSDVDAVVGVATAGIPLAAYVSCLTGKPMAYVRSERKNHGTNSLIEGDVSGLRVLVVDDVSTTGSSILRAIEAVREAGGTPMKAGVIVDREQGARGALARHGVELYWLTTARRIFQDIYMHGLITEAVYRSVIEYLDKYSVVEG, encoded by the coding sequence GTGTCGTGGATAAGCGTGGAGCTCTACAGGAAGGGGATGGTGAAGATAGGTAGCTTCAAATTATCGTCCGGGGTAGAGAGCCCCTTCTACATAGACTTGAGGAGGCTCTACATGCATCCAGAGCTGGCCAAGGCAATCACGCTTGAACTGATACGGGTAGTGGGACTCAGCGATGTCGACGCTGTTGTCGGCGTTGCAACAGCCGGGATACCTTTAGCGGCATATGTTTCATGTCTAACCGGTAAGCCCATGGCGTATGTGAGAAGCGAGAGAAAGAACCATGGAACCAACTCATTGATAGAGGGCGATGTCTCAGGTCTCAGGGTTCTAGTTGTAGACGATGTATCAACAACGGGTTCATCAATACTCAGAGCTATTGAAGCTGTCAGGGAGGCCGGGGGGACACCGATGAAAGCCGGCGTGATAGTTGACAGGGAGCAGGGTGCTAGGGGGGCTCTGGCCAGGCACGGCGTGGAGCTATACTGGCTCACCACTGCTAGAAGGATCTTCCAGGACATATACATGCACGGGTTGATCACGGAAGCCGTGTACAGGAGTGTAATCGAGTACCTTGACAAGTACAGCGTGGTCGAAGGGTGA